Within the Pagrus major chromosome 4, Pma_NU_1.0 genome, the region GCAACAGGAGGCCCCCGGCCCGAGACACAGCTTTTCCCAGGACCGGGGGAGGACATAACAACGGCCTcgttatcacacacacacacacacacacacacacacacacacacacacacacacacacacacacacacacacactgctgctgctgctcccggCTAATGATTACAAACACGCAGATAACTCCACAGACTCGCACACAGTGGGCCTATACTGACACGGTGTGACGGCAGCGCTGCGTTTCATAATCTCACAGAGAACAACAAACAGACCTCTGTGCTCCAAACGCTGCAAAATGTGCAACCGGAAAACCCGATTCTTCCAACTACGTGGACATGTGTCTGAATTTACTGAGAGATCCTGAAAACACCGGGAAACACTGAGGATTCACCCTCCAATTACAGCTGATTTACTGAGACTAAATTCATCTGTCATTTCTGAActcattcattaaaaacatctattcctttctgttctgttctgttcagatGGGTAATTGAATACGTGGGAAAAGGAGAAAAGGCCCGAGATTAATTTCAGAAGCCTGAGATCAATAAGTATATCACATCTACTTCAGCACACGATCACATATCTGGTTCACCTAGGAACGAACGGATCAATAAAATGGCCGCTCtaaattaatttagttttttaactgtaaaatattttctccactgccgaccttcatttttttttttttttgggggggcaaTTTTCCAACTAACAGctttgattttatattttcagtttttgctcAAGGGAAGATTTTTATTCATGattttatcttatattttttaaaaagtttaaattaatcGAGACAGGCTGAACACAGCTGAGGCAGGCCTGAGacgtttgttttttctccctcagtATTTATGTGTCACTCGTTCAAGAATCACCATCAATACTCATCGATTATCCCACAGATCTGATCACAGGCTGATCACACTGACGATCGAAAGATGATCGAAGCAGCTCACAAAAGTTACAGgagaattaaaaagaaagaaaaaagtcagtGATGAAATCTCatcttcaacacacacacacacacacacacacacacacacacacacacacgcacacacacacagcagcagcagatgggaaaactgaaaaataatctATTGCGATTACACACCCACGTGCACACGCgccaaaaaaacccacacacgcacactttcCACCATAAGTGGCCGCGGCCTCACTTTTCAAAAAGCCAAAAAGCCTCATTAGTAGGTCATTGATTAGGCCTGTGGAcgttaacaaacaaaaaaaacacgcacacacacaaaaaaaaactcccacTGGGTGCCCTGTGAACGCGCACGTGCGATTTGGGGGCCTCGTTGCGCGCCCTAATTGACTCGTGCGTACCTCAGGGACAAATTAATACAGAGGTCTATCAGTTAATTAGAGAGACCTCAGTCGAGTCAGGCTGAGGGTTACgagccaaacacaaacacatgctctCTGTTCTACTCTAGTCTACAATAATATCACCAGTGTgacagacaaaacacatttcagcgACTAAATGACGCACAACTTCAGCTTTACTTGACATTTAAATCCAGTTTGAGAAGAACACGTGCacacacccctctctctctctctctctctctctctctctgtgtgtgtgtgtgtgtttacaccgCGTGCAGCACCCAAAAAAAAGGGGGCCGATCAGTTGCACCTAcaccaaaataaacacattcctAACGATTTCTGGGCGAAGGATCAGTTTACGCACACAGTCCAGCGGTCGATACTTTGAGGTGGAATGACAAGAGCGCTTGTTTCACACGAGCCCAAAATCAGCGTGGAGaccgaaaaaagaaaaaagacaaaagtggGGATGCGTATTGATATCAGGCCACCAGCACCAGCCtggtgaagcactttgtaactttacTGTGTGAGGTTGGATTTGACCATCCAGCAGACCCCCCCCCACCATCCTCCTcatcactccctccctccctccctcctcctcctcctcccctccaggCATGAACCTCTCATTTGGAAGCTATATCTAAAGAAAAGCAGGGTTCATCAAAGCCTGAGGCAGGTTTAATTCTGGAGACATGGTGTAATGTATTATTTGATAAAGAAACTATCAGCCTACAGGGAACATTTGTCCTGGATGCTACCCTGATGTGATTCTTGATTTACACTGAGATTACTTGGAAATGTttagggttgttttttttccccctccactCTACAAAATCAGCCTGGGTTCCCATCCCCTTTGACCCCACTGCTAAATACAAGGTAGCATTCAGGGCTAATGATCCAGCTCCAGTGTCTGTATTTCTCAGCCACACATTCagaggatgaaaacaaaaaggggggCTTTACCGAGGCTTCGCTCACCTGCGAGCCTGAGCGCACTCATGCGTTGGAACTCAGGCTCCTGCAGCCATTTCCACATGCGGCGGAAGGTCTCTCTGCCGGACTTGAGCTTGGACCAGGGTTTGGGGTTCCTCAGCAGGTCGGACAGGGTCCCCTGGGACCTGCACAGGACCCGCTGGGCAAAGATGGCCTGAGGGATGCTGTAGCGCTTCAGCTCCGTGGTGATCCTCTGCGCCACCTCTTTGGTATTCACCTCCTCCATCTGGCCCCCAGAAACACCACCCCCTCCTACGCCGCCCCCTTGCTGCCCGGGCCCGGAGGCCTGCTCCCGGCTGTTCCCCAGCCCCTGGCCATGCCCCTGCGCGCCAAGGTGGGCGTgcgggtggtggtggaggcCGTTGATTTGTACCATGCCCGCCGAGGAGCTCATGTGCTGCTCCGTGTGTCTGCCGAGCATGGCCGGGTGGTGAGCCTCAAACCCGCTGGGGGTGAGCATCTTCTCACCAGGCATAGCGGCACCGGGATGAGCGTAGGGAGGGATGCCGGCCTGGGTCGTGTGTATGCTGGCCAGACCGGAGCCAGACAGCGGGGAGAGGCTCTGGCCCATGCAGGGATCCTTGTGATGATATGCGGGATACAGACTGTTCATAGGCGCCAGACTCCGGTCCTCGCGCATCAACGTGAAGCTGCCGCTGACATTTCCGGGGATCCTCTGGtgggggtgagggtgaggatgatggggatggtggtggtggtgatgatggggAGGAAACTTGTCGGACACGGTGGAGATGGGGGGTAAGGGCTGCAGGGGCGTTAGGGTGGTGTAAGTGCTGCTCGCACTCATGCCAGGGGGGGCTTCACACATGCTGATGGCTGGATGCAGGTGTCCGGGGTGGCTGGGATGATAGTCTCCGCTGTCCAGCAGGGTCGCCATGCCCATAGCGCGGTGGCTCAGACCCCGGGGGCTCGGACGGGAATGTGGACTGTGGCCACTCAGCAGCTCTCCGTGACCGGCCACGGACTCATGCACTCCGTGCAGGTCGCCAATATTCTCCATCGACAGCTGTGCGTTCATGATCCGGGCAGCGCTGTGGACAAACCATCTATCTGACCTACCGCAGTTAGCTGGTGTCCAGAAGTCCTCACGTCCAGGAAAGTTCAATTCTCTTTTGTTGCTATTTGTCTTCTTGCAGCAGCCTCCTTCGCTTTcgcctcctctctgtccttatatttgatttttttttgtcctccaaCCTCTGACgctgttgggttttttttttgcagaactCCTTTTTTCCcttgatatttttattattattatttttatatttactttttaaatttttttttcttttctgattctCTTTATGATTCAAGCCCCCCCACCGCCAACCAGCTGTCCTTGCGCTCCGGTCGGGTGCCGCGCCATCTCTCTAGTTGTGTGTCTCCAGCCCCTCTTCCACCGCAGCACAGATCACTGTCTGCACATGCGCACTGCGAACACACATCTCCTCccatactctctctctctctccttctctctctctctctctcgctctctctcacacacacgcccCGTCGCTCTGACGTCATCTACCTTATTAAGGAAGGGAGGTA harbors:
- the onecut1 gene encoding hepatocyte nuclear factor 6 isoform X1; protein product: MNAQLSMENIGDLHGVHESVAGHGELLSGHSPHSRPSPRGLSHRAMGMATLLDSGDYHPSHPGHLHPAISMCEAPPGMSASSTYTTLTPLQPLPPISTVSDKFPPHHHHHHHPHHPHPHPHQRIPGNVSGSFTLMREDRSLAPMNSLYPAYHHKDPCMGQSLSPLSGSGLASIHTTQAGIPPYAHPGAAMPGEKMLTPSGFEAHHPAMLGRHTEQHMSSSAGMVQINGLHHHPHAHLGAQGHGQGLGNSREQASGPGQQGGGVGGGGVSGGQMEEVNTKEVAQRITTELKRYSIPQAIFAQRVLCRSQGTLSDLLRNPKPWSKLKSGRETFRRMWKWLQEPEFQRMSALRLAGERSLACKRKEQDHGRSERGNMTKKPRLVFTDVQRRTLHAIFKENKRPSKELQVTIAQQLGLELATVSNFFMNARRRSLDKWVDDGSGHSVNSGPNACTKA
- the onecut1 gene encoding hepatocyte nuclear factor 6 isoform X2 yields the protein MNAQLSMENIGDLHGVHESVAGHGELLSGHSPHSRPSPRGLSHRAMGMATLLDSGDYHPSHPGHLHPAISMCEAPPGMSASSTYTTLTPLQPLPPISTVSDKFPPHHHHHHHPHHPHPHPHQRIPGNVSGSFTLMREDRSLAPMNSLYPAYHHKDPCMGQSLSPLSGSGLASIHTTQAGIPPYAHPGAAMPGEKMLTPSGFEAHHPAMLGRHTEQHMSSSAGMVQINGLHHHPHAHLGAQGHGQGLGNSREQASGPGQQGGGVGGGGVSGGQMEEVNTKEVAQRITTELKRYSIPQAIFAQRVLCRSQGTLSDLLRNPKPWSKLKSGRETFRRMWKWLQEPEFQRMSALRLAACKRKEQDHGRSERGNMTKKPRLVFTDVQRRTLHAIFKENKRPSKELQVTIAQQLGLELATVSNFFMNARRRSLDKWVDDGSGHSVNSGPNACTKA